A portion of the Tamandua tetradactyla isolate mTamTet1 chromosome 16, mTamTet1.pri, whole genome shotgun sequence genome contains these proteins:
- the ZNF180 gene encoding zinc finger protein 180 isoform X3 → MRNHSEEKPFECNQCGKSFSWSSHLVAHQRTHTGEKPYECKECGKSFSRSSHLVSHQRTHTGEKPYRCNQCGKSFSQSYVLVVHQRTHTGEKPYECSQCGKSFRQSYKLIAHQRTHTGEKPYECSQCGKSFIQSYKLIAHQRIHTGEKPYECTQCGKSFSQSYKLVAHQRTHTGEKPFECNQCGKSFSWSSQLVAHQRTHTGEKPYECNECGKSFNRSSHLVMHQRTHTGEKPYECSQCGKSFSQSYVLVVHQRTHTGEKPYECNQCGKSFRQSSCLTQHQRTHTGEKPYECNQCGKTFSLSARLIVHQRTHTGEKPFTCNQCGKAFINSSKLIRHQATHTEEKAYECS, encoded by the coding sequence ATGAGAAATCATTCTGAAGAGAAACCCTTTGAATGTAATCAATGTGGGAAATCCTTCAGTTGGAGCTCTCATCTTGTTGCACATCAGAGAACTCATACAGGGGAGAAGCCttatgaatgtaaggaatgtggaaaATCCTTCAGCCGGAGCTCGCATCTTGTTTCCCATCagagaactcatactggagagaaaccttatagatgtaatcagtgtGGTAAATCCTTTAGCCAGAGCTATGTTCTTGTTGTACATCagagaactcatactggagagaagcctTATGAATGCAGTCAATGTGGAAAATCATTCAGGCAGAGTTATAAACTTATTGCACATCagagaactcatactggagagaagccctatgagTGCAGTCAATGTGGGAAGTCATTTATCCAGAGCTATAAACTTAttgcacatcaaagaattcatactggagaaaaaccctatgaatgcaCTCAATGTGGGAAGTCCTTTAGTCAGAGTTATAAACTTGTTGCCCACCAGAGGACTCACACAGGAGAAAAACCCTTTGAATGTAACCAGTGTGGAAAATCTTTCAGTTGGAGCTCTCAGCTtgttgcacatcaaagaactcatactggagagaaaccgtatgagtgtaatgaatgtgggaaatctTTCAATCGCAGTTCTCACCTTGTTATGCATCAGAGAACTCACACCggagaaaaaccctatgaatgtagtCAGTGTGGAAAATCCTTCAGCCAGAGTTATGTTCTTGTTGTACATCAGAGAACTCATACGGGAGAAAAGCCCTATGAATGCAATCAGTGCGGGAAATCCTTCAGGCAGAGTTCATGCCTTACTCAACATCagagaactcatactggagagaaaccctatgaatgtaatcaATGTGGAAAAACCTTCAGCTTGAGTGCTCGACTtattgtacatcaaagaactcatactggagagaaaccctttaCGTGTAATCAGTGTGGCAAAGCTTTCATTAATAGCTCTAAACTTATTAGGCATCAGGCAACTCATACTGAGGAGAAAGCCTATGAATGTAGCTAA